A DNA window from Candidatus Sulfidibacterium hydrothermale contains the following coding sequences:
- a CDS encoding dihydroorotate dehydrogenase-like protein encodes MDLSVSYLGMKLKSPVVVGSSSLTASVANLKKIEESGAGAVVLKSIFEEEIYNEYQSILEKEKDLEFPDVRFLDYYDYKIKDDNIKKYLSLIQEAKKELSIPVIASINCVSSWEWSFFAKKIEEAGADAIEINLFTLPSDFSKSCSDVEEAYLNILAKIKEKVSIPVAAKLSYYFADLASFVKKVSESGVDGVVLFNRFFHPDFDIDNFKVVPSNVLSQPSDVAITLRWMSILSGRLGCDLIASTGVHDGASVIKEILAGANAVQVVSTLYNNGIGYVSTMLDELKAWMEKHGFDKLDDFRGKMSQVNSPNPAEYERVQFMKYFESKKYDLG; translated from the coding sequence ATGGACTTATCAGTCAGTTATTTAGGAATGAAACTCAAATCACCGGTGGTGGTGGGTAGTTCCAGTCTGACCGCTTCGGTAGCCAACCTGAAAAAAATAGAGGAGAGCGGTGCCGGTGCGGTGGTTTTAAAATCGATTTTCGAAGAAGAAATTTATAACGAATACCAGAGCATTCTTGAAAAAGAAAAAGACCTGGAATTTCCTGATGTTCGCTTTCTCGATTATTACGATTATAAAATCAAAGACGATAACATCAAGAAATATCTTTCGCTGATTCAGGAAGCAAAAAAAGAACTGAGCATTCCGGTAATTGCCAGTATCAACTGTGTCAGTTCATGGGAATGGAGCTTTTTTGCTAAAAAAATTGAAGAAGCCGGTGCAGATGCTATCGAAATAAATCTTTTCACCCTTCCTTCCGATTTTTCAAAAAGCTGTTCCGACGTGGAAGAAGCCTACTTGAACATTTTGGCTAAAATTAAAGAAAAGGTTTCCATCCCGGTAGCTGCCAAGTTAAGTTATTATTTTGCTGACCTGGCTTCGTTTGTGAAAAAAGTTTCGGAAAGTGGTGTGGACGGCGTTGTTTTGTTTAACCGTTTCTTCCATCCCGATTTTGACATCGACAACTTCAAAGTTGTTCCGTCAAACGTACTGAGTCAACCGTCTGACGTAGCCATTACCTTGCGTTGGATGTCTATTCTTTCCGGACGGCTGGGTTGCGATTTGATTGCTTCTACCGGCGTTCACGACGGCGCATCAGTGATCAAAGAAATTCTGGCCGGGGCTAATGCCGTTCAGGTGGTTTCCACCCTTTACAACAACGGTATCGGGTACGTTTCCACTATGCTTGATGAACTGAAAGCCTGGATGGAAAAACACGGTTTTGACAAACTGGATGATTTCCGCGGCAAAATGAGCCAGGTAAATAGCCCCAATCCGGCTGAATACGAAAGAGTACAGTTCATGAAATATTTTGAAAGTAAAAAATACGACCTGGGATAG
- a CDS encoding GNAT family N-acetyltransferase — MVQIRIATEEDKDFIAAFQVKMALETENLSLDEETVNEGVMHVLRNPEKGKYFVATDTETNQVVASLLITYEWSDWRNKLVLWIQSVYVLPEYRGKGVFKMLYNHIKSWAKTDNSIAGIRLYVDKTNRNAIEVYRKLGMNGDHYLLFEWMNE, encoded by the coding sequence ATGGTACAAATCAGAATTGCCACCGAAGAAGACAAAGATTTTATTGCAGCTTTTCAGGTAAAGATGGCGCTGGAAACCGAAAATTTGTCACTCGATGAAGAAACAGTAAACGAAGGGGTTATGCACGTACTGCGCAATCCTGAAAAGGGAAAATATTTTGTGGCAACGGATACGGAAACCAATCAGGTGGTGGCTTCGCTGCTGATTACTTACGAATGGAGCGACTGGCGTAACAAACTGGTACTTTGGATACAATCGGTTTACGTTTTACCCGAATACCGCGGAAAAGGTGTTTTTAAAATGCTTTATAACCATATAAAATCCTGGGCAAAAACCGACAATTCCATTGCCGGAATACGGCTGTATGTGGATAAAACCAACCGGAATGCCATTGAAGTGTACCGGAAACTGGGAATGAACGGCGATCATTATCTGCTTTTTGAATGGATGAACGAGTAG
- a CDS encoding Na+/H+ antiporter subunit E translates to MQSLTFNQKLGRFIVNWIFLFLVWLMFTSTLFWQEVLIGAVVSMLISLASIRLFTCCTLSILNPVKIFWMVWYFFVFLKLLIIANLDVAKRVISPSLPINPGIVKFKTKLKTNYSKMVLANSITLTPGTLSVDVIGDTFYIHWIDVQSTDPEQAFKDIAEPFEKILLKIF, encoded by the coding sequence ATGCAAAGTTTAACATTCAATCAAAAACTGGGACGGTTCATTGTCAACTGGATTTTTCTGTTTCTGGTATGGCTGATGTTCACCAGCACCCTGTTTTGGCAGGAAGTCCTGATCGGAGCCGTGGTATCCATGTTGATTTCATTGGCCAGTATCCGGCTTTTCACCTGTTGTACCCTGTCCATTCTTAATCCGGTAAAGATTTTCTGGATGGTCTGGTACTTTTTTGTGTTTCTGAAATTACTGATCATTGCCAATCTGGATGTGGCCAAAAGAGTGATTTCTCCTTCGTTGCCCATCAATCCGGGTATTGTCAAATTCAAAACCAAATTAAAAACCAATTATTCCAAAATGGTTTTGGCTAACAGCATCACGCTTACCCCCGGAACATTGTCGGTAGATGTGATCGGCGATACTTTTTATATTCATTGGATTGATGTTCAGTCCACTGATCCGGAACAGGCTTTCAAAGATATAGCCGAACCTTTTGAGAAAATACTCTTAAAAATCTTTTAG
- a CDS encoding sodium:proton antiporter — protein MDNTLFGYLDYAVYGTAVLVMLIGLYGAMVKKSLLKIVIGLSVIDSGLNLLIVAIGYYKGGTAPIFSQGFLDNFKSVSKMVDPVPQALVLTAIVIGFGVTAVALALVIRLYRHHGTLNIDEIKNLKW, from the coding sequence ATGGATAATACATTATTTGGATACTTAGATTATGCCGTGTACGGCACCGCCGTTTTGGTGATGCTTATTGGACTCTACGGCGCAATGGTGAAAAAATCTTTGTTAAAGATTGTGATTGGCCTTTCTGTGATCGATTCGGGCCTTAACCTGTTGATTGTGGCCATTGGTTATTACAAAGGCGGTACAGCACCTATCTTTTCGCAAGGATTTCTTGACAACTTTAAAAGTGTAAGTAAAATGGTAGACCCCGTACCGCAGGCTCTGGTACTTACCGCTATTGTTATTGGCTTTGGTGTTACTGCCGTGGCATTGGCACTGGTCATTCGCTTATACAGACATCATGGTACTTTAAATATTGACGAAATAAAGAATTTAAAATGGTAG
- a CDS encoding UpxY family transcription antiterminator, which translates to MPKEKTWYALYVKSRNEKKVATELKGLNIDYYLPLEKKLKQWSDRKKWVEEPLFRSYIFVHIEQKEYYEVLRINGAVKYVSFEGKAVAVPPRQIDAIKIYLQQKDPETDMNPSDWQEGKEVEVMSGKLTGLRGKLVKVNGKNRVKVEIEVVGSAIILNISRKQLRIID; encoded by the coding sequence ATGCCTAAAGAAAAAACATGGTACGCGCTTTATGTGAAATCGCGAAATGAAAAAAAAGTCGCGACAGAATTAAAAGGGCTGAATATCGATTATTACCTGCCGCTGGAGAAAAAACTAAAACAGTGGAGTGATCGAAAAAAATGGGTGGAAGAACCGCTGTTCCGGTCTTACATTTTTGTACACATCGAACAAAAAGAGTATTATGAAGTATTGCGAATCAACGGAGCAGTAAAATATGTTAGTTTTGAGGGAAAAGCCGTAGCGGTTCCCCCACGGCAAATTGACGCCATCAAAATTTATCTGCAACAAAAAGATCCGGAAACCGATATGAATCCTTCTGACTGGCAGGAAGGAAAAGAAGTAGAAGTAATGTCGGGTAAACTTACCGGTTTACGGGGTAAACTGGTTAAAGTAAACGGCAAAAACCGGGTAAAAGTGGAAATAGAAGTGGTGGGAAGCGCGATCATTCTGAATATCTCAAGAAAACAATTGCGGATCATTGACTGA
- the mnhG gene encoding monovalent cation/H(+) antiporter subunit G produces the protein MSVLEIIGGILLIIGSTFLFLGGLGIFRMPDTYNRLQAGTKATTLGGMSLVLGVGLLQPDWIWKSLIIIIFIAYSNPISSHALARANYRRGHYPYIKSEDKENMDAYQEVVPHEKTKEEKA, from the coding sequence ATGAGTGTACTGGAAATTATTGGCGGTATTTTACTAATTATCGGAAGTACGTTTTTGTTTCTCGGTGGTTTGGGAATTTTCCGGATGCCTGACACATACAACCGCCTGCAGGCCGGAACCAAAGCAACTACACTGGGGGGTATGAGCCTCGTATTGGGTGTGGGTCTTTTACAACCCGACTGGATTTGGAAATCTTTGATTATCATTATTTTCATTGCCTACTCCAACCCGATCAGCTCACATGCGCTGGCCCGTGCTAACTATCGCCGTGGGCATTATCCCTATATTAAAAGCGAAGACAAAGAAAATATGGACGCTTATCAGGAAGTGGTTCCACACGAAAAAACAAAGGAGGAAAAAGCATGA
- a CDS encoding CvpA family protein, with the protein MTINLLDIILLIPLLWFGYNGYKKGLIIEIASLAAFVLGLYFAFYFSDFTAGYLKQFFNIQPRYMAAVSFIATFIGVVVVVLALAKILEKFINILMLGFLNKLGGAVFGMLKGALFLSIIILIINYFDPGHSIIKPQAAQQSIFYKPVESLAPMIYSKLHLDHFKEKIPDKEELLKKVV; encoded by the coding sequence ATGACAATAAATTTACTGGATATCATTTTGTTAATTCCGCTGCTGTGGTTTGGTTACAACGGATATAAAAAAGGGTTAATCATTGAAATTGCCTCGCTGGCTGCCTTTGTTCTCGGCCTCTATTTTGCTTTTTATTTTTCCGATTTCACTGCCGGTTACCTTAAACAGTTTTTTAACATACAGCCCCGATATATGGCAGCCGTTTCGTTCATTGCCACTTTTATTGGGGTCGTTGTTGTTGTGCTGGCACTGGCCAAAATATTGGAAAAATTCATCAATATTCTCATGCTTGGATTCCTAAACAAACTTGGGGGTGCTGTTTTCGGCATGTTAAAAGGAGCCCTTTTTCTAAGCATCATTATTTTGATCATCAATTATTTTGATCCCGGCCACTCCATCATAAAGCCTCAGGCAGCCCAACAATCAATCTTTTATAAACCGGTAGAATCATTAGCCCCCATGATTTATTCCAAACTCCATTTGGACCATTTCAAAGAAAAAATTCCGGACAAAGAAGAGCTTTTGAAAAAAGTAGTATAA
- a CDS encoding nitroreductase family protein, with protein sequence MKTFLELVQKRQSDRKYTDKPVEPEKLERCLEAARLAPSASNSQPWTFVVVTDPELVKKVGKAAAGPLKSFNNFASKVPIIVTIVMEKPKVVTELGGRIKKKEYPLMDVGIAAEHFCLQAADEGLGSCMLGWFDEKKVKELLQVPEEKTVPLLITLGYTPDNYKHRKKIRKKFENVVKYNRYA encoded by the coding sequence ATGAAAACATTTCTTGAACTGGTACAAAAACGACAAAGCGACCGGAAATATACCGACAAACCGGTAGAGCCCGAAAAGCTGGAACGTTGCCTGGAAGCAGCAAGGCTGGCTCCTTCGGCCAGCAATTCACAACCCTGGACTTTTGTAGTGGTTACCGACCCTGAGCTGGTTAAAAAAGTGGGAAAAGCCGCTGCCGGACCATTGAAATCGTTTAATAATTTTGCATCAAAAGTTCCGATTATTGTAACCATTGTGATGGAAAAACCCAAAGTAGTCACCGAATTGGGTGGCCGGATAAAAAAGAAAGAATATCCATTGATGGATGTGGGCATTGCAGCTGAGCATTTCTGCCTGCAGGCAGCCGACGAAGGACTGGGCTCGTGCATGCTCGGTTGGTTTGATGAGAAAAAAGTGAAAGAGCTGCTGCAGGTTCCGGAAGAAAAAACGGTTCCGCTTTTAATCACACTGGGATACACGCCGGATAACTATAAACACCGGAAAAAGATCAGAAAAAAGTTTGAAAACGTGGTGAAATACAACCGTTATGCCTAA
- a CDS encoding proton-conducting transporter transmembrane domain-containing protein, with amino-acid sequence MVGTPVLFVAIPLLAAFLIPLLGMIWKELVRIVPGLVLTYLLILSVNLLNHVLVHGPIVEVIAGWVPPIGINLVFSAFSGFLVVLMEFLGLLVWAYSYRFKRNVDYEPALKYFLMLMMLITGSVGIVLTGDIFNMFVFIEITSISAYGLTAFYKGRNSAEASFKYVMMGSIASTFLLLAIMIIYSQLGTLNMADIANRIHTMKPAYKIISYIFFVTALGIEAEIFPLNGWAPDAYAEAPGPVGAAFAGIVVKAAVYAIIRYTYTIFDLSGTLNFLIIIGMITLIIAETAAIRQEKLKRMLAYSSIGQMGLVLVAFGFGTKEGVFAALFLMLNHAIIKSLLFFSGSYLVYNSTEKKIEEVNGMSKYLPITSLLFALGAFAIVGLPPFAGFWSKLSVMTAAADSNMILIMALVLIVSVVELVYYLRVVNRIYFFKKEASIKPHRPTINAMVVMLVLGAIILVIGFYPDAVTGILHKASASLMDKGQYIHHVLSLKQ; translated from the coding sequence ATGGTAGGAACTCCGGTATTATTTGTAGCAATTCCCCTTTTAGCGGCATTTCTGATTCCGCTGCTCGGGATGATATGGAAAGAACTGGTCAGAATTGTGCCAGGACTGGTACTCACCTATTTATTGATATTGTCGGTGAACCTTTTAAACCATGTTTTGGTTCACGGCCCTATCGTAGAAGTTATCGCCGGATGGGTACCACCAATTGGAATTAATCTGGTATTTAGCGCCTTTTCCGGCTTCCTGGTCGTTTTAATGGAGTTCCTCGGACTCCTGGTATGGGCCTACAGTTACCGGTTTAAACGAAACGTAGATTATGAACCGGCCCTGAAATACTTCCTGATGCTGATGATGCTGATTACCGGTTCGGTAGGTATCGTACTGACAGGTGATATCTTCAACATGTTCGTATTTATTGAGATTACCAGTATTTCGGCCTATGGTCTGACCGCCTTTTATAAAGGACGTAACAGCGCTGAAGCTTCCTTTAAATATGTTATGATGGGTTCGATTGCTTCTACTTTCCTGTTGCTCGCCATCATGATTATTTATTCGCAGCTCGGCACGCTGAATATGGCTGACATTGCCAACCGTATTCATACCATGAAGCCGGCATACAAAATCATCTCATACATCTTTTTTGTTACCGCGCTTGGTATTGAAGCAGAGATTTTCCCGCTTAACGGTTGGGCTCCTGATGCGTATGCCGAAGCTCCTGGTCCGGTAGGCGCTGCTTTTGCCGGTATTGTAGTAAAAGCGGCTGTGTATGCAATCATTCGTTATACCTACACCATCTTCGACCTTTCCGGAACCCTGAACTTCCTCATCATTATTGGTATGATTACTCTCATCATTGCCGAAACAGCAGCCATCCGACAGGAAAAACTCAAAAGAATGCTGGCTTATTCCAGTATCGGTCAGATGGGATTAGTACTGGTGGCCTTCGGTTTCGGAACCAAAGAGGGTGTTTTTGCTGCACTGTTTTTGATGCTGAACCATGCCATTATCAAATCGCTTCTGTTCTTCTCCGGAAGTTATCTCGTATATAACTCTACCGAGAAAAAAATAGAAGAGGTAAACGGCATGTCGAAATACTTACCGATCACTTCGCTGCTGTTTGCTCTGGGCGCTTTTGCCATTGTAGGATTACCGCCGTTTGCCGGTTTCTGGAGTAAACTTTCGGTAATGACGGCCGCAGCGGACAGCAACATGATCCTGATCATGGCATTGGTTTTAATTGTGAGTGTGGTAGAACTGGTTTATTACCTGCGCGTGGTGAACCGGATTTATTTCTTCAAAAAAGAAGCGTCTATTAAACCGCACCGGCCAACCATTAATGCCATGGTGGTGATGCTGGTTCTCGGTGCCATTATTCTGGTAATCGGATTTTATCCGGATGCTGTTACCGGCATCTTGCACAAAGCTTCAGCCAGCTTAATGGACAAAGGGCAATACATTCATCATGTATTATCATTAAAACAATAA
- the lnt gene encoding apolipoprotein N-acyltransferase, which yields MKRIHPLLLSVLTGLLLAASWPVNGWTPLIFVAFVPLFFVQQYLGDTGKKGMFWLSWLTFLIWNALTTWWIWNATAGGALAAILLNSLFMATVFQVFHVSKKWLFRNQRGFGILIFYWISWEYFHMNWDLTWPWLTLGNVFAARHTWIQWYEYTGVLGGTFWVLLVNIIVYHIINELLSGKTIRALINSGILIFTVAMPLLFSFYLYNHYHETKQPVNVVVVQPNVNPYTEEYNVPPAKLLQRNLTLAAKKVNDSTDYAVFPESAIQENIWEGDLRRSQSIRTIQQFISHYPKLSVVIGATTYRWLSPNEKRTPAARFYRKGMYYYAYNTAFYIDHSPYVQIHHKSKFTPGVEKMPSWFFMRPLEKFAINLGGTVGSLKGDDKITIFENPKTGTKIGTAICYESVFGDYVAGYVREGAQLLFVITNDGWWGNTPGYRQHFLFSVLRAIETRRDVARSANTGTSGFINQRGDVFQTTPYDKPAVIARQLNLNSQQTYYVKNGDQIARISGFISALILLASLVQGWLKRQNSLF from the coding sequence ATGAAACGTATTCACCCGTTGTTGTTGTCTGTACTTACCGGATTGCTGCTGGCAGCATCATGGCCGGTAAACGGCTGGACGCCACTCATTTTTGTGGCTTTTGTTCCGTTGTTTTTTGTACAACAATACCTGGGCGATACCGGCAAAAAAGGAATGTTTTGGCTTTCGTGGCTGACTTTCCTGATATGGAATGCATTAACAACCTGGTGGATATGGAATGCAACGGCAGGCGGTGCTTTGGCTGCTATTCTCCTGAATTCGCTTTTTATGGCTACCGTGTTTCAGGTATTTCATGTTTCCAAAAAATGGTTATTCCGGAACCAGCGGGGTTTCGGAATATTGATCTTTTACTGGATCAGCTGGGAGTATTTTCACATGAACTGGGATTTAACCTGGCCGTGGCTTACTTTAGGAAATGTTTTTGCTGCCCGTCACACCTGGATACAATGGTATGAATATACCGGTGTTTTGGGGGGTACCTTTTGGGTTTTACTGGTCAACATCATTGTATATCATATTATAAACGAATTACTTTCAGGAAAAACCATCCGTGCCTTGATCAACAGCGGAATCCTGATTTTCACAGTGGCGATGCCGTTACTTTTTTCTTTTTATCTGTACAACCATTATCACGAAACCAAACAACCGGTAAATGTGGTGGTGGTACAGCCCAATGTAAATCCATACACCGAGGAATACAACGTACCGCCGGCTAAATTACTGCAGCGGAACCTCACACTGGCCGCAAAAAAAGTAAACGACAGTACCGATTATGCTGTTTTTCCCGAATCGGCCATTCAGGAAAATATTTGGGAAGGAGATTTGCGCCGCTCGCAAAGTATCCGGACCATTCAACAGTTCATCAGCCACTATCCGAAATTATCGGTAGTTATTGGTGCTACCACCTACCGCTGGCTCAGTCCGAATGAAAAAAGAACACCCGCCGCCCGTTTTTACCGGAAAGGTATGTATTATTATGCTTATAACACAGCGTTTTACATTGACCATTCTCCTTACGTTCAAATTCATCATAAATCGAAATTTACGCCAGGGGTGGAAAAAATGCCCTCATGGTTTTTCATGCGCCCTTTGGAAAAATTTGCCATTAATCTCGGAGGTACGGTAGGCTCATTAAAAGGTGATGACAAAATTACCATCTTCGAAAATCCAAAAACCGGAACAAAAATCGGAACAGCCATCTGTTATGAATCGGTATTTGGCGACTATGTGGCCGGTTATGTGCGCGAAGGAGCCCAGCTGTTGTTTGTCATCACCAACGACGGTTGGTGGGGAAATACACCCGGTTATCGCCAGCACTTTTTGTTTTCGGTATTGCGGGCCATTGAAACACGTCGCGATGTGGCCCGTTCGGCCAACACCGGAACCTCCGGATTTATCAACCAGCGGGGTGATGTTTTCCAAACAACGCCTTACGATAAGCCGGCAGTTATTGCCCGGCAACTTAACCTGAACAGCCAACAAACTTATTACGTAAAAAACGGCGACCAAATTGCCCGGATTTCCGGTTTTATCAGCGCTCTTATTTTGCTGGCATCGCTGGTACAGGGATGGCTGAAACGCCAAAACAGTCTTTTTTAA
- a CDS encoding Na(+)/H(+) antiporter subunit B, which produces MKKFLVILLLAVLGYYIADTYFDIGFGQPHFVKSAAPVKDIYLAKTQNPLKVSNAVTSIVVNFRGFDTLGEVTVLFLAVTVLGSVLYKKRHHVGERSVLFNSSSIVTSGSKLLFPAIILLGAYVFIHGHLSPGGGFQGGVIIATGFLLMLLAYENYSVSHTALSIVESLAGITFAGVGLLGFMHGGTFLQNFLPSGVMNNLFSGGVIPIIYIAVGFKVGAELTGVIYTVLHEKGENNG; this is translated from the coding sequence ATGAAAAAGTTTTTAGTCATACTGCTGCTGGCCGTTCTCGGCTATTACATTGCCGATACCTATTTTGATATTGGTTTCGGGCAGCCCCATTTTGTAAAAAGCGCAGCACCCGTTAAAGATATTTACCTGGCCAAAACACAGAACCCGCTGAAAGTTTCCAATGCTGTTACCAGTATTGTGGTCAACTTCAGGGGCTTTGATACCCTGGGAGAGGTTACCGTACTTTTTCTTGCGGTTACGGTGTTAGGCAGTGTATTGTATAAGAAAAGACACCACGTGGGCGAACGTTCCGTATTATTTAATTCCAGTAGTATTGTTACTTCCGGTTCAAAACTGTTGTTTCCGGCGATCATCCTGCTGGGTGCTTACGTTTTCATTCACGGACACCTGTCGCCCGGCGGAGGTTTTCAGGGCGGGGTAATCATTGCCACCGGCTTCTTGCTGATGCTGCTGGCTTATGAAAATTACTCAGTGAGTCACACCGCCCTTTCCATTGTAGAGTCGCTGGCAGGGATCACTTTTGCCGGCGTAGGTCTCCTCGGCTTTATGCACGGAGGTACCTTCTTACAAAACTTCCTTCCGTCAGGGGTGATGAATAACCTGTTTAGCGGCGGGGTAATCCCCATTATTTATATTGCCGTAGGCTTTAAAGTGGGCGCCGAACTGACCGGTGTAATTTATACTGTTTTACACGAAAAAGGGGAGAACAATGGATAA
- a CDS encoding Na(+)/H(+) antiporter subunit B has protein sequence MIYFILISVLLLLMIAASVYSIIQKDLLYAVMATGIISLILSILYYLLQAPDVALTEAAIGVALTTIIFVITIRNTVRMEDESDKKEKFKSAVK, from the coding sequence ATGATTTATTTCATTTTAATATCCGTTTTGCTTTTGTTAATGATTGCCGCTTCGGTATATTCAATTATACAAAAGGACCTGCTTTATGCGGTAATGGCAACAGGAATTATCAGCCTGATCCTTTCCATTTTGTATTACCTGTTACAGGCACCTGATGTTGCCCTTACAGAAGCGGCCATTGGCGTGGCGCTGACCACCATCATCTTTGTAATCACCATACGAAATACGGTACGTATGGAAGATGAGTCTGACAAGAAAGAAAAATTTAAATCTGCTGTGAAATGA
- a CDS encoding bifunctional 3-deoxy-7-phosphoheptulonate synthase/chorismate mutase type II, with protein sequence MGTNIDISFSEPLWNPEKFPLILAGPCSAETEEQVLQTARQLAQIPEVKIFRAGLWKPRTRPGSFEGVGGKGLPWLQRVKAETGLKTAVEVAKPEHIEKALEFEIDVLWLGARTVVSPFVVQELAEALKGAPVTVMIKNPIIPDLKLWVGALERINAAGIKNLFAIHRGFHYFEKSPFRNAPMWEIPIELKRLAPQLPIIVDPSHICGRRDLLPEISQKAIDLEMDGLMLEVHSNPDEALTDASQQVSPPVLEELLSRLVLRHKTGNPDFENILETLRTEIDKLDGELLQILAKRMEIIDEIADYKRENNITILQMKRWAGILSDRLSIGTHLQLEETFLKKLLNLIHKESIRRQEKIINDKK encoded by the coding sequence GTGGGAACCAATATTGACATATCATTTTCTGAACCGCTGTGGAATCCTGAAAAGTTTCCGTTGATCCTGGCTGGGCCCTGTAGTGCCGAAACAGAAGAACAGGTACTTCAAACAGCCCGGCAGCTGGCACAAATACCGGAAGTAAAAATTTTCCGGGCCGGATTGTGGAAACCCCGTACACGCCCAGGCTCTTTTGAAGGAGTCGGCGGAAAAGGTTTACCCTGGTTACAAAGAGTAAAAGCCGAAACAGGTCTGAAAACAGCGGTGGAAGTTGCCAAGCCCGAACACATAGAAAAAGCGTTGGAATTTGAAATTGATGTGCTTTGGCTCGGTGCCCGTACGGTAGTTAGTCCTTTTGTAGTGCAAGAACTGGCCGAGGCATTAAAGGGAGCTCCCGTTACGGTGATGATCAAGAATCCGATCATTCCGGATTTAAAACTTTGGGTTGGCGCCCTGGAGCGTATCAACGCAGCCGGGATAAAAAACCTGTTCGCCATTCACCGGGGTTTTCATTATTTCGAGAAGTCACCTTTTCGTAACGCCCCCATGTGGGAAATCCCCATCGAGCTTAAACGGTTAGCGCCACAACTTCCGATTATTGTTGATCCCAGCCATATTTGCGGAAGACGCGATCTGTTGCCGGAAATTTCACAAAAAGCCATTGACCTGGAGATGGACGGACTGATGTTGGAGGTCCATTCTAATCCGGACGAAGCCCTTACCGATGCATCCCAACAAGTTTCACCACCGGTTTTAGAAGAACTCTTATCCCGTCTTGTGCTGCGCCACAAAACCGGCAATCCCGATTTTGAAAATATACTGGAAACTCTCCGTACCGAGATCGACAAACTGGATGGCGAATTGTTACAGATCTTGGCCAAACGGATGGAAATTATTGATGAAATAGCCGACTACAAAAGGGAAAACAATATTACTATTTTGCAAATGAAACGCTGGGCCGGAATTCTCTCCGACCGGCTTTCCATCGGAACTCATCTTCAGTTAGAAGAAACTTTTTTGAAAAAATTGTTGAATCTGATTCACAAAGAATCTATCCGGCGACAGGAAAAAATTATCAACGACAAAAAATAA
- a CDS encoding monovalent cation/H+ antiporter complex subunit F — MTYIIYYAFVFMALGMIFSAIRFVKGPTAADRTVAMDTLTTIGVAGLVLLGYMFQRFIYVDVALVYAVLGFIGVIVIARYLEGAL, encoded by the coding sequence ATGACTTACATCATTTATTATGCATTTGTGTTCATGGCACTGGGAATGATTTTCTCGGCCATCCGGTTTGTAAAAGGACCGACGGCGGCCGACCGTACCGTAGCCATGGATACGCTGACCACCATTGGGGTGGCCGGCCTGGTGTTACTGGGATATATGTTTCAACGTTTTATTTATGTTGACGTAGCGTTGGTATATGCTGTTCTTGGCTTTATCGGCGTAATTGTCATTGCAAGATATTTGGAGGGCGCCTTATGA